From the Vibrio alginolyticus NBRC 15630 = ATCC 17749 genome, one window contains:
- the uvrB gene encoding excinuclease ABC subunit UvrB translates to MSKVYELVSDYQPSGDQPGAINQLLEGLDAGLAHQTLLGVTGSGKTFTLANVIAQAQRPAILLAPNKTLAAQLYGEMKSFFPNNAVEYFVSYYDYYQPEAYVPTTDTFIEKDASVNAHIEQMRLSATKALLERKDAIIVASVSAIYGLGDPESYLQMMLHLRRGDVIDQRDMLRRLAELQYSRNDVAFERGQFRVRGEVIDIFPAESDQDAVRVEMFDDEVDCISVFDPLTGVVKQRDLPRYTIYPKTHYVTPRDRILEAIENIKVELEVRKKQLLDNNKLLEEQRISQRTQFDIEMMNELGFCSGIENYSRYLSGRSEGEPPPTLFDYLPHDGLLIIDESHVTVPQIGAMYKGDRSRKETLVEFGFRLPSALDNRPLKFEEFEALAPQTIFVSATPGNYELEKSAGDVADQVVRPTGLLDPELEVRPVATQVDDLLSEIRIRAAKDERVLVTTLTKRMAEDLTEYLHEHDVKVRYLHSDIDTVERVEIIRDLRLGEFDVLVGINLLREGLDMPEVSLVAILDADKEGFLRSERSLIQTIGRAARNIEGKAILYADRITNSMKKAMDETNRRREKQEAYNEEMGISPQALKRNIKDIMELGDITKSKRQRNTKQVPLSKVAEPSQTYEALSPQQLEKEISRLEAAMYQHAQDLEFELAAQKRDEIEKLRAQFIANS, encoded by the coding sequence ATGAGTAAAGTCTATGAATTGGTCTCCGATTATCAGCCGTCGGGCGATCAACCAGGAGCGATCAATCAGTTGCTTGAGGGGCTCGATGCTGGGCTAGCACATCAAACCTTGTTGGGGGTCACAGGCTCAGGTAAAACCTTCACACTAGCGAATGTGATTGCTCAAGCCCAACGACCTGCAATATTACTTGCGCCAAACAAAACGCTTGCTGCTCAGTTATATGGTGAGATGAAGTCATTCTTTCCTAATAATGCGGTTGAGTATTTTGTTTCTTACTACGATTACTACCAACCTGAAGCGTACGTTCCGACCACGGATACCTTTATAGAGAAAGACGCTTCAGTTAACGCGCATATAGAACAAATGCGTTTGTCTGCTACAAAAGCACTACTAGAACGTAAAGATGCCATTATTGTTGCATCGGTTTCAGCTATCTATGGTTTGGGTGATCCGGAATCCTACTTACAAATGATGCTTCATTTGCGACGTGGAGATGTGATTGATCAGCGTGATATGCTTCGTCGCCTAGCGGAGCTCCAATACTCGCGCAATGATGTTGCTTTTGAGCGAGGGCAGTTCCGTGTCCGTGGCGAGGTGATTGATATATTCCCTGCTGAATCAGACCAAGACGCTGTGCGCGTTGAGATGTTTGACGATGAGGTGGATTGCATCAGTGTGTTCGACCCATTGACAGGCGTGGTCAAACAACGAGACTTGCCGCGCTATACCATCTATCCCAAGACGCACTATGTGACGCCAAGAGATCGCATTCTTGAAGCGATTGAAAATATTAAAGTCGAACTAGAAGTGCGCAAAAAGCAGCTTCTAGATAACAACAAGCTACTGGAAGAGCAGCGAATTAGCCAGCGCACTCAATTCGATATCGAAATGATGAATGAGTTGGGCTTTTGCTCCGGTATCGAAAACTATTCTCGTTATCTCAGTGGACGCTCGGAAGGTGAGCCGCCACCAACCCTGTTTGACTACTTACCTCATGATGGCTTGTTGATCATCGATGAATCTCACGTGACAGTACCGCAGATAGGTGCCATGTATAAAGGTGACCGTTCGCGTAAAGAAACGCTGGTGGAGTTTGGTTTCCGGTTACCTTCAGCTTTGGATAATCGTCCACTGAAGTTTGAGGAGTTTGAAGCACTAGCGCCACAAACGATTTTCGTCTCTGCTACGCCCGGAAATTACGAACTAGAAAAATCGGCGGGTGATGTGGCGGATCAAGTCGTTCGTCCAACAGGCTTGCTTGACCCTGAGTTGGAAGTTCGCCCAGTAGCGACCCAAGTCGACGACCTATTGTCTGAGATCCGTATTCGCGCAGCTAAAGATGAACGAGTTCTGGTTACAACACTGACCAAACGAATGGCTGAAGATCTCACCGAATACCTTCACGAACATGATGTTAAGGTACGTTATTTACACTCAGACATTGATACTGTTGAGCGTGTGGAAATTATCCGTGACCTTCGTCTTGGGGAATTTGACGTGCTGGTGGGAATAAACTTATTGAGAGAGGGCCTGGATATGCCAGAGGTCTCGTTAGTTGCAATTTTGGATGCGGATAAAGAGGGCTTCTTGCGGTCTGAACGCTCACTCATTCAGACCATTGGTCGTGCTGCGCGAAACATCGAAGGTAAGGCGATTTTATACGCTGACCGAATCACCAACTCAATGAAAAAGGCGATGGATGAAACTAACCGTCGTCGCGAGAAGCAGGAAGCGTACAACGAAGAAATGGGTATTTCGCCACAAGCGCTCAAACGAAATATCAAAGACATCATGGAACTTGGCGATATCACTAAGTCTAAACGCCAGCGTAACACTAAACAGGTACCATTATCGAAAGTGGCGGAGCCTTCGCAAACTTACGAGGCACTGTCCCCTCAGCAGCTAGAAAAAGAAATCAGTCGACTGGAGGCAGCGATGTATCAGCATGCGCAAGATTTAGAATTTGAGTTAGCGGCACAAAAGCGTGACGAGATTGAAAAACTACGAGCGCAGTTCATCGCAAATAGTTGA
- a CDS encoding YvcK family protein — translation MNIYTDKKVVAVGGGHGLGRMLAALRDFGSNATGIVATTDNGGSTGRIRHCQGGIAWGDTRNCINQLITEPSISSMMFEYRFKGTGELDGHNLGNLMLTALDNLSVRPLDAINLIRNMLKVDVNILPMSEHPSDLSALSVDGKWVTGETNVDEMKADLRRLDLSPEVPATKEAITALAEADAIILGPGSFLTSIMPPLLLPELGKAIAANTKAKVIFVANLSPEYGPAGRMTMAQKLEWCERACQGRKIDVVLTEKTEQDVLSQWNVVTESLASSNRDWRHDRNKLKLAIENQLQLSI, via the coding sequence ATGAATATCTACACAGATAAAAAAGTGGTCGCTGTTGGCGGTGGTCATGGCTTAGGTCGAATGCTGGCCGCATTACGAGATTTTGGCAGCAATGCAACTGGGATTGTTGCCACGACTGACAATGGTGGTTCAACAGGAAGAATTCGTCACTGCCAAGGAGGAATCGCTTGGGGAGACACACGTAACTGTATTAATCAGCTCATTACAGAGCCTTCGATCAGTTCTATGATGTTTGAATATCGCTTCAAAGGCACTGGCGAACTTGATGGTCATAATCTTGGTAATTTGATGCTTACTGCACTCGATAACTTATCGGTCAGACCTTTAGATGCCATTAATCTGATTCGCAATATGTTAAAAGTCGACGTTAACATCCTTCCTATGTCCGAACACCCTTCGGATCTTTCCGCGTTATCCGTAGATGGGAAGTGGGTTACGGGAGAAACAAATGTCGACGAAATGAAAGCAGACTTGCGACGTTTGGATCTTTCACCAGAAGTGCCTGCTACCAAAGAAGCCATCACAGCTTTGGCGGAAGCGGACGCGATTATTCTTGGCCCTGGCAGTTTTTTAACTAGTATCATGCCTCCTTTATTGCTGCCTGAACTCGGCAAAGCGATTGCAGCAAACACAAAAGCAAAAGTCATTTTTGTTGCTAACCTGAGTCCAGAATACGGCCCAGCAGGAAGAATGACGATGGCTCAAAAATTAGAATGGTGTGAACGTGCCTGCCAAGGAAGAAAAATAGACGTGGTTCTAACAGAGAAAACCGAGCAAGACGTCTTAAGTCAATGGAATGTAGTGACGGAGTCACTCGCCTCCTCTAACCGAGACTGGCGTCACGATAGAAACAAGCTCAAACTAGCGATTGAAAATCAGCTACAACTTTCTATCTAG
- the moaA gene encoding GTP 3',8-cyclase MoaA, whose protein sequence is MAQQFEDKFHRKFYYLRLSVTDVCNFKCTYCLPDGYKPSGNKNSSFLSLPEIKRVVKAFADCGTSKVRITGGEPSLRKDFTDIIHSVAATPGIQKVATTTNGYRMAKQVADWREAGLTHINVSVDSLDPRMFHQITGENKFTEVMNGIERAFEVGYEQVKVNVVLMKDLNHHELPAFLNWIKDRPIQLRFIELMQTGEMDELFNKHHVSGVAIRNQLIANGWLLKVRSHNDGPAQVFVHPDYKGEIGLIMPYEKDFCESCNRLRVSAMGKLHLCLFGDYGVELRDLLERDEQESELIERIQAQLQTKSVSHFLHDGNTGMTPHLASIGG, encoded by the coding sequence GTGGCGCAACAATTCGAAGACAAATTTCATCGTAAGTTTTATTACTTGCGTCTGTCTGTGACCGACGTATGTAATTTCAAATGTACCTATTGCCTTCCTGATGGCTATAAGCCTTCGGGCAATAAAAACTCGTCTTTTTTATCTCTCCCTGAAATCAAACGGGTCGTAAAAGCATTCGCTGATTGTGGCACGTCAAAAGTGCGCATCACTGGTGGTGAGCCTAGCTTACGCAAAGATTTTACCGACATTATCCATTCAGTAGCGGCGACGCCTGGAATTCAAAAAGTTGCAACGACAACCAATGGCTATCGCATGGCAAAACAAGTCGCAGATTGGCGTGAAGCGGGTTTAACCCACATTAATGTCAGTGTGGATAGCCTTGACCCGCGTATGTTTCATCAAATCACAGGTGAAAATAAGTTTACTGAAGTCATGAATGGTATCGAACGTGCGTTCGAGGTCGGTTATGAGCAAGTAAAAGTTAATGTGGTGTTGATGAAAGATCTGAACCATCACGAGCTGCCAGCGTTTCTTAACTGGATAAAAGATCGTCCAATCCAACTGCGTTTCATTGAGTTGATGCAAACGGGTGAGATGGATGAGCTATTTAATAAGCACCATGTATCCGGAGTGGCAATTCGTAACCAGCTAATTGCAAATGGTTGGTTGCTGAAAGTACGCTCGCATAATGATGGTCCTGCGCAAGTATTTGTTCATCCTGATTACAAGGGTGAAATAGGTCTTATCATGCCTTATGAAAAAGACTTTTGTGAAAGCTGCAACCGACTGCGCGTTTCTGCGATGGGTAAGCTGCACCTATGTCTGTTTGGAGACTACGGTGTAGAATTGCGTGATCTTTTGGAACGTGATGAGCAAGAGAGTGAGCTTATTGAACGTATCCAGGCGCAGTTACAAACCAAGTCGGTAAGCCATTTCTTGCATGATGGCAATACTGGTATGACGCCACACCTCGCGTCTATCGGCGGCTAA
- the moaD gene encoding molybdopterin synthase sulfur carrier subunit, which produces MIKVLFFAQTRELIGIDSVELDGPFETVESIRAHLVEEGTEKDGKWDLALESGKLLAAVNQSIVPLDTQVKAGDEVAFFPPVTGG; this is translated from the coding sequence ATGATTAAAGTACTTTTCTTTGCTCAAACTCGCGAGCTGATTGGCATCGACAGTGTTGAGTTAGACGGGCCGTTTGAAACGGTTGAATCAATTCGTGCACATCTAGTGGAAGAAGGCACTGAGAAAGATGGCAAGTGGGATTTAGCACTCGAGTCAGGAAAGCTACTTGCTGCAGTGAACCAATCTATCGTCCCTCTGGATACACAAGTAAAAGCAGGTGATGAAGTTGCGTTTTTCCCGCCGGTAACTGGGGGTTAA
- the moaE gene encoding molybdopterin synthase catalytic subunit MoaE: MDSRVSVQIEDFSVEQEYQRLSEGTAAGAVVTFVGKVRDMNLGDNVIGLHLEHYPGMTEKSLSDICDQAESRWPLLGVRVIHRVGDMDSGDQIVFVGVSSAHRGAAFDACEFIMDYLKTQAPFWKKERTTNEDRWVESRDTDHQAAQRWEK; encoded by the coding sequence ATGGATTCTCGTGTTTCTGTACAAATTGAAGACTTTTCGGTTGAGCAAGAATATCAACGTCTATCTGAAGGGACGGCTGCCGGCGCTGTCGTTACATTCGTTGGTAAAGTTCGAGATATGAACCTTGGGGATAATGTGATTGGTTTACATCTAGAGCACTATCCGGGGATGACAGAGAAGAGCTTGAGCGACATTTGCGATCAAGCTGAGTCTCGCTGGCCACTATTAGGTGTACGCGTGATTCATCGCGTCGGAGACATGGATAGCGGTGATCAAATTGTATTTGTGGGCGTTTCCAGTGCGCACCGCGGCGCGGCATTTGATGCGTGCGAGTTCATCATGGATTATCTGAAAACCCAAGCTCCATTTTGGAAAAAAGAGCGTACGACGAATGAAGATCGTTGGGTTGAGTCGCGCGACACCGATCATCAAGCTGCACAGCGTTGGGAAAAATAG
- the moaB gene encoding molybdenum cofactor biosynthesis protein B: MGHAESKFQPANIAVLTVSDTRTEENDTSGRYLAEHAQEAGHNVVDKQIVIDDMYKIRAIVSQWIADESVQAIMITGGTGFTSRDSTPEALKPLFDKEVEGFGELFRMVSYEEIGTSTIQSRAIAGFANHTVIFAMPGSTGACRTGWTKIIKQQLDASHRPCNFMPHLSV; the protein is encoded by the coding sequence ATGGGTCACGCTGAAAGCAAATTCCAACCTGCAAATATTGCCGTTCTAACGGTATCTGACACTCGTACTGAAGAAAACGATACCTCTGGTCGTTACCTAGCTGAGCATGCTCAAGAAGCGGGTCACAACGTAGTAGACAAGCAAATTGTTATTGATGACATGTACAAGATCCGCGCGATTGTTTCTCAATGGATTGCTGATGAAAGCGTACAAGCGATCATGATTACTGGCGGTACAGGTTTCACCTCACGTGATAGCACGCCAGAAGCACTTAAGCCTCTATTTGATAAAGAAGTTGAAGGTTTTGGTGAGTTGTTCCGTATGGTGTCGTACGAAGAGATCGGTACGTCTACGATTCAGTCTCGTGCGATTGCTGGTTTTGCTAACCACACCGTGATCTTCGCAATGCCAGGTTCAACTGGTGCGTGCCGCACAGGCTGGACAAAAATTATTAAACAGCAGTTGGATGCAAGTCATCGCCCTTGTAACTTCATGCCACACCTATCTGTATAA
- the oppB gene encoding oligopeptide ABC transporter permease OppB has translation MLKFIAKRIFEAIPTMLVLITVSFFLMRFAPGNPFSTERPLPPEVMANIEAKYGLDKPVFEQYTTYLTNVIQGDFGPSFKYLDYSVNELIAVALPVSAKVGFIAFIFTLIMGVTVGTIAALKQNTWIDYTIMSTAMLGVVMPSFVLAPALIYIFSLHWNIFPAGGWQDGSWQYLVLPVIGMSLLYVATFARITRGSMIETLNSNFIRTARAKGLSYRYIIIKHALKPALLPVVSYMGPAFVGIITGSVVIETIFGLPGIGKLFVNAAFNRDYSLVMGVTILIGFLFILFNAIVDILLAMIDPKIRY, from the coding sequence ATGCTTAAATTCATCGCAAAAAGGATATTTGAGGCGATCCCAACAATGTTGGTTTTGATCACCGTATCTTTCTTTCTTATGCGCTTTGCACCGGGAAACCCTTTCTCGACAGAGCGTCCATTACCACCCGAAGTAATGGCAAATATCGAAGCTAAATATGGCTTGGATAAACCTGTATTTGAACAATACACCACGTATTTGACCAATGTTATCCAAGGTGATTTCGGACCGTCATTTAAATACCTTGATTACTCAGTAAACGAGCTGATCGCGGTTGCCTTACCTGTTTCGGCTAAAGTGGGCTTCATCGCCTTTATCTTTACTTTGATAATGGGGGTTACCGTCGGTACTATTGCTGCGCTCAAGCAAAATACTTGGATTGATTACACCATCATGTCGACTGCGATGCTTGGTGTCGTAATGCCATCCTTTGTATTAGCGCCTGCGCTTATCTACATATTCTCGCTTCACTGGAATATCTTCCCTGCGGGCGGTTGGCAAGATGGTAGCTGGCAGTATTTAGTGCTTCCTGTTATTGGTATGTCGCTACTGTATGTTGCTACCTTTGCTCGTATTACGCGTGGTTCGATGATCGAAACCCTAAACAGTAACTTTATTCGTACGGCACGTGCTAAAGGTCTAAGTTACCGTTATATCATTATCAAACACGCTCTTAAGCCGGCACTTCTCCCTGTTGTTTCTTACATGGGTCCAGCTTTCGTAGGTATCATCACCGGTTCCGTTGTTATCGAAACTATTTTTGGTCTGCCTGGTATTGGTAAACTATTCGTTAACGCTGCGTTTAACCGTGACTACTCGCTAGTAATGGGGGTAACCATTCTGATTGGTTTCCTATTCATTCTATTCAACGCGATTGTAGATATTTTACTTGCAATGATTGACCCGAAAATTCGCTACTAA
- the moaC gene encoding cyclic pyranopterin monophosphate synthase MoaC, whose protein sequence is MTQFTHINASGEANMVDVSAKTETVREARAEAFVHMAPETLQLIVSGQHHKGDVFATARIAGIQAAKKTWDLIPLCHPLLLSKVEVQLEAIEAENKVRIESVCKLAGKTGVEMEALTAASVAALTIYDMCKAVQKDMVIGQVRLLEKTGGKSGHFKVES, encoded by the coding sequence ATGACCCAATTTACACATATCAATGCTTCTGGCGAAGCAAACATGGTTGACGTGTCAGCAAAAACGGAGACGGTTCGTGAAGCTCGTGCTGAAGCATTTGTTCACATGGCCCCAGAAACACTTCAACTGATTGTCTCTGGCCAGCACCATAAAGGTGATGTATTTGCGACGGCTCGTATTGCTGGTATTCAAGCTGCGAAGAAAACCTGGGATTTGATTCCACTTTGTCATCCGCTACTACTCTCTAAAGTTGAAGTTCAACTGGAAGCTATCGAAGCAGAGAACAAAGTTCGCATCGAATCAGTATGTAAACTTGCGGGTAAAACTGGTGTGGAAATGGAAGCGCTCACGGCAGCTTCCGTTGCTGCTCTAACGATTTACGATATGTGTAAAGCAGTACAAAAAGACATGGTCATTGGTCAAGTTCGTCTATTAGAGAAAACGGGTGGTAAATCTGGTCACTTTAAGGTGGAATCATGA
- the luxU gene encoding quorum-sensing phosphorelay protein LuxU gives MSVNVLNQQKIDELSMEIGSDNVPVLFDIFLGEMDTYIENLSQLQGAERLAYSKEISHALKSSAASFGADRLCELAMSIDKKAKAGELTAESEVLEVMFDLLHETRDAYRSWRQ, from the coding sequence ATGAGTGTAAATGTATTAAATCAGCAAAAAATAGATGAACTGTCGATGGAAATTGGCAGTGACAACGTACCTGTACTGTTCGATATCTTCCTAGGAGAAATGGATACCTATATCGAGAACTTATCCCAACTACAGGGGGCAGAGCGATTAGCTTACTCAAAAGAAATCAGCCACGCGTTGAAAAGTAGTGCTGCGAGCTTTGGGGCAGATCGCCTTTGTGAACTGGCGATGTCCATAGACAAAAAAGCGAAAGCCGGTGAGTTAACTGCGGAGTCTGAGGTGTTAGAGGTTATGTTCGATCTTTTGCACGAAACTCGAGATGCTTATCGCTCTTGGCGACAGTAG
- a CDS encoding ABC transporter substrate-binding protein: MYKNKITRALFIGAGLSLALAGCGEKPAEKQAAEPAPAPAPEAKSDSKEPKLAAVQELVRGNGTEVATIDPHKSQGVPESHVIRDLLEGLVNQDADGNTIPGVAESWETEDNKTYTFHLREDAKWSNGDPVTAGDFVYSFQRAVDPATASPYAWYMEYTKMKNAKDIVAGKKDKSELGVKAVDDHTLVVELDTAVPYFVMMMGHTTVKPVHQATVEKFGDQWTKPENFVGNGAYVVDNWVVNERLVLKRNEQYWDNENTTLDQVTFLPIENQVAEMNRFLAGEIDFTNELPTEHFKRLKKEHPQEVSVTGNLCTYYYIFNTKKKPFDDVRVRKAISYAIDRNIVTDAILGQGQKPAYFLTPEITAGFNPEIPAYGKMTQEERNAEAARLLEEAGYGADNPLEFNLLYNTSENHKKLAVALGSMWKKTLGLDVTLENQEWKTYLSTKDSGNFEVARAGWCGDYNEASSFLTLMMSNNTTGGIHYDSKEYDAIMNKAFASTSDEERQALYLEAEKLMAKDMPIAPIYQYVKSRLLSPKVGGFPVNNAEDKIYSKDLYITE, encoded by the coding sequence ATGTATAAGAATAAAATCACGCGCGCTTTATTTATTGGTGCTGGTCTTTCTCTCGCTCTAGCTGGTTGTGGTGAAAAGCCTGCGGAGAAACAAGCTGCTGAGCCTGCTCCGGCTCCAGCCCCTGAAGCTAAATCTGATTCTAAAGAGCCAAAACTTGCTGCTGTTCAAGAATTGGTGCGTGGTAACGGTACAGAAGTTGCGACAATAGACCCTCATAAATCTCAAGGTGTTCCAGAATCCCACGTGATTCGCGATCTTCTTGAAGGCCTTGTAAACCAAGATGCGGACGGTAACACTATCCCTGGTGTTGCAGAATCTTGGGAAACTGAAGACAACAAAACATACACTTTCCACTTACGTGAAGACGCAAAATGGTCAAACGGTGATCCTGTCACTGCAGGTGATTTCGTTTACAGCTTCCAACGCGCAGTCGATCCAGCAACCGCCTCTCCATATGCTTGGTACATGGAATACACCAAGATGAAGAACGCAAAAGACATTGTTGCGGGTAAAAAAGATAAGAGCGAGTTAGGTGTTAAAGCGGTTGACGATCACACGTTAGTGGTTGAGTTAGATACTGCAGTACCATATTTTGTAATGATGATGGGCCACACGACAGTGAAACCTGTTCATCAAGCAACTGTTGAAAAGTTCGGCGATCAATGGACGAAGCCAGAGAACTTTGTAGGTAACGGTGCTTATGTTGTTGACAACTGGGTTGTAAACGAGCGTTTGGTTCTAAAACGTAACGAACAGTACTGGGACAACGAAAACACGACGCTTGACCAAGTTACTTTCCTACCAATCGAGAACCAAGTAGCGGAAATGAACCGCTTCCTAGCGGGTGAAATCGACTTCACGAACGAGCTGCCTACAGAGCACTTCAAGCGTCTGAAGAAAGAGCACCCACAAGAAGTGTCTGTAACCGGTAACTTATGTACTTACTACTACATCTTCAATACGAAGAAAAAGCCGTTTGATGATGTTCGTGTGCGTAAAGCGATTTCTTATGCGATTGACCGTAACATTGTGACCGATGCGATTTTAGGTCAAGGTCAAAAGCCAGCTTACTTCCTAACACCTGAAATTACGGCAGGTTTCAACCCAGAAATTCCTGCATACGGCAAAATGACGCAAGAAGAGCGTAACGCAGAAGCTGCGCGTCTATTGGAAGAAGCGGGTTACGGCGCAGACAACCCTCTTGAATTTAACCTTCTATACAATACATCAGAGAACCACAAGAAACTTGCGGTTGCACTGGGTTCAATGTGGAAGAAGACACTTGGTCTAGACGTTACGCTAGAAAACCAAGAGTGGAAAACTTACCTATCTACCAAAGATTCTGGCAACTTTGAGGTTGCTCGTGCAGGTTGGTGTGGCGACTACAACGAAGCTTCATCTTTCCTAACGCTGATGATGAGTAATAACACTACTGGTGGTATTCACTACGACAGCAAAGAGTACGATGCGATCATGAACAAAGCATTTGCTTCAACTTCTGACGAAGAGCGCCAAGCACTTTACCTAGAAGCAGAGAAGTTGATGGCAAAAGATATGCCAATCGCACCTATCTACCAGTACGTGAAATCACGTCTACTATCACCGAAAGTTGGTGGCTTCCCAGTAAATAACGCGGAAGACAAGATTTACTCTAAAGATCTCTACATCACAGAGTAA
- the luxO gene encoding quorum-sensing sigma-54 dependent transcriptional regulator LuxO, whose translation MQQKPEGPKSRYLLMVEDTASVAALYRSYLTPLGIDINIVGTGRDAIESLNHRIPDLILLDLRLPDMTGMDVLHAVKKSHPDVPIIFMNAHGSIDTAVEAMRHGSQDFLIKPCEADRLRVTVNNAIRKATKLKNEADNPGNQSYQGFIGSSQTMQQVYRTIDSAASSKASIFITGESGTGKEVCAEAIHAASKRGDKPFIAINCAAIPKDLIESELFGHVKGAFTGAANDRQGAAELADGGTLFLDELCEMDLDLQTKLLRFIQTGTFQKVGSSKMKSVDVRFVCATNRDPWKEVQEGRFREDLYYRLYVIPLHLPPLRERGEDVIEIAYSLLGYMSHEEGKSFIRFAPDVIERFNSYEWPGNVRQLQNVLRNIVVLNNGKEITLDMLPPPLNQPLDRPSSVAKLIEPKAMTASEIMPLWMTEKMAIEQAIEACDGNIPRAAGYLDVSPSTIYRKLQAWNGKEERQKV comes from the coding sequence ATGCAACAAAAACCCGAAGGCCCAAAGTCTCGTTACCTTTTAATGGTCGAGGACACCGCATCTGTTGCGGCTCTGTACCGCTCATACCTGACACCGCTTGGCATAGATATCAATATTGTCGGCACAGGTAGGGATGCCATTGAGAGCCTAAATCATCGAATTCCAGATCTTATTTTACTCGATCTCCGTCTGCCAGATATGACGGGGATGGACGTTTTACATGCCGTTAAAAAGAGTCATCCCGACGTACCTATAATTTTTATGAACGCTCACGGTTCTATCGATACCGCTGTCGAGGCCATGCGTCATGGCTCACAAGACTTTCTAATTAAACCGTGTGAAGCAGACCGTTTACGTGTCACGGTTAACAATGCAATTCGTAAAGCGACCAAGCTAAAAAATGAAGCCGATAATCCAGGCAATCAGAGCTATCAGGGGTTTATCGGCAGTAGCCAAACCATGCAGCAGGTTTACCGTACGATAGATTCAGCGGCGAGCAGTAAAGCGAGTATTTTTATCACAGGTGAAAGTGGAACTGGTAAAGAGGTATGTGCCGAGGCTATTCACGCAGCAAGTAAACGTGGTGACAAACCTTTTATTGCAATTAACTGTGCTGCAATTCCAAAAGATTTGATTGAGAGTGAACTGTTTGGTCACGTAAAAGGGGCCTTTACTGGCGCTGCGAATGATCGTCAAGGGGCAGCTGAGTTAGCGGATGGCGGCACACTTTTTCTAGATGAGCTTTGTGAGATGGACTTGGATTTACAAACCAAGTTGCTACGATTTATTCAAACGGGCACATTCCAAAAAGTGGGTTCCTCAAAAATGAAGAGCGTGGATGTGCGCTTTGTTTGTGCCACTAACCGTGATCCCTGGAAAGAGGTACAAGAAGGTCGATTCCGTGAAGATTTGTACTATCGTTTGTATGTCATTCCTTTGCATTTACCGCCTTTACGCGAACGAGGCGAAGATGTTATTGAAATTGCATACTCACTGCTAGGTTACATGTCACACGAAGAAGGAAAAAGCTTCATACGTTTTGCGCCAGATGTCATCGAGCGATTCAACAGCTATGAGTGGCCGGGTAACGTTCGTCAGTTACAAAACGTGCTACGCAATATCGTTGTTCTAAACAACGGTAAAGAGATTACGTTGGACATGTTACCGCCACCGTTGAATCAACCGCTTGACCGTCCGTCGTCTGTGGCTAAATTAATTGAGCCGAAAGCGATGACCGCATCTGAGATTATGCCATTATGGATGACGGAAAAAATGGCAATCGAGCAAGCGATTGAAGCATGTGATGGCAATATTCCTCGAGCGGCGGGATACCTTGATGTCAGTCCGTCGACGATTTACCGCAAGTTACAGGCATGGAACGGCAAGGAAGAGCGGCAAAAAGTATGA